One genomic segment of Aquamicrobium lusatiense includes these proteins:
- a CDS encoding class II D-tagatose-bisphosphate aldolase non-catalytic subunit, whose product MKALQDVIRRNRAGEAVALTAVCSAHPDVLTASLLLARDEGKTLLVEATSNQVNQFGGYTGMQPADFIAFVHGFCDRLGVDRGQIHFGGDHLGPQAWRREDSATAMAKARDMMAAYVRAGFTKIHLDCSEGCRGEPAQVGDLLAAERAAELAEICERSAANPSDISYIIGTEVPPPGGARGEDDHQSLVVTTPERASATIACHAAAFRKRRLDQAFARVAGLVVQPGVEFGPDHIDVLDPAAPDDLSRALDAHPEMAFEAHSTDYQPDAVFHALARRHFAILKVGPALTFAYRRALYALDELVRLYRSDASSTPLPAVMENLMLARPDHWKTHYAGADDTTIRILRHYAYADRIRYYWNLPEAVAAVAALERSFAGLSPAEPALLQYFPHAVVDRAETLRASGYPLGKSLILAEIQSALAPYLSVAPQAGQPEPEQKLRA is encoded by the coding sequence ATGAAAGCCCTGCAAGATGTGATCCGCCGCAACCGGGCCGGGGAGGCCGTCGCGCTTACCGCGGTCTGCTCAGCTCATCCTGACGTCCTCACCGCTTCGCTGCTGCTGGCGCGCGACGAAGGCAAAACGCTGCTGGTCGAGGCCACCAGCAATCAGGTGAACCAGTTCGGCGGCTACACCGGCATGCAGCCCGCCGACTTCATCGCCTTCGTTCACGGCTTCTGCGACCGGCTCGGCGTCGATCGCGGACAGATTCATTTCGGCGGCGATCACCTTGGACCGCAGGCATGGCGGCGCGAGGACTCCGCCACGGCCATGGCCAAAGCCCGCGACATGATGGCCGCCTATGTGCGGGCCGGCTTCACCAAGATCCATCTCGACTGCTCCGAAGGCTGCCGCGGCGAGCCCGCGCAGGTCGGCGACCTGCTTGCTGCAGAACGTGCGGCGGAACTTGCCGAGATATGCGAACGCAGCGCCGCCAACCCTTCCGACATCAGCTACATCATCGGAACAGAGGTGCCGCCGCCCGGCGGGGCGCGGGGCGAAGACGATCACCAGTCGCTGGTGGTGACGACGCCGGAGCGGGCTTCGGCCACCATCGCCTGCCATGCTGCCGCTTTCCGCAAGCGCCGGCTTGATCAGGCGTTTGCGCGTGTGGCGGGGCTGGTGGTCCAGCCGGGCGTCGAATTCGGCCCCGACCATATAGACGTTCTGGATCCGGCCGCTCCCGACGATCTGTCGCGTGCGCTCGACGCTCACCCGGAAATGGCATTCGAGGCACATTCGACCGATTACCAGCCGGACGCCGTGTTCCATGCTCTGGCGCGGCGCCACTTCGCCATTCTGAAGGTCGGCCCCGCCCTCACCTTCGCCTACCGCCGCGCGCTCTACGCCCTCGACGAGCTGGTGCGCCTCTATCGCAGCGACGCTTCCTCCACGCCCCTGCCGGCCGTGATGGAAAACCTGATGCTCGCCCGTCCAGACCACTGGAAAACGCATTATGCTGGCGCCGACGACACGACCATCAGGATCCTGCGTCACTACGCCTATGCGGACCGCATCCGCTACTACTGGAACCTGCCCGAGGCGGTGGCGGCCGTGGCCGCGCTGGAACGGTCCTTCGCCGGGCTGTCACCGGCCGAACCCGCCCTTCTCCAGTATTTCCCGCACGCCGTCGTGGACCGCGCGGAAACACTTCGCGCATCGGGCTATCCGCTCGGCAAGTCCCTGATCCTCGCGGAGATCCAGTCCGCACTGGCTCCCTATCTCTCGGTTGCGCCGCAAGCGGGACAACCCGAACCGGAACAGAAGCTGCGCGCATGA
- a CDS encoding MFS transporter, which yields MVAGLRQLSIFCLNMVQGLPASFFAIGLPALLREAGAGLDLVSLAYLMWAPWALKWLWGPLLDQDATLFSALFGRIAYLPAIMAGSFLLLIAFPPSSFAWPIFVIGIACSFVGATLQMVLGRWIVAIEPDERGRARLNAMQVAGMITGAMIGGTLVVLLSDLLSWAWAVVSIVVLILLSGLPFLLTQQERIGVPGQAGIDGRKEASSPPGAARSFFLRSGVTLLMALMFMSDIATGVDVLLTAFLVDTGYSAVRATFLLNTLALAITVPVTFLTGQVLQYVSTEKVLGALLIVKAAIFVTLGIGGFSGPALSAGLAVAAVVAASAVAIAYWQIYMRFSSPDHAATDIGFMTSIRVVFLMIGGIGAGQVSGALGYAGIFTIAAALATMAAAFAFLQLRDKGLVAVP from the coding sequence ATGGTAGCGGGCCTGCGCCAGCTTTCCATCTTCTGCCTTAATATGGTGCAGGGCTTGCCTGCGAGCTTCTTTGCGATCGGCCTGCCTGCTCTGCTGCGGGAGGCAGGTGCCGGACTGGACCTTGTCTCGCTGGCCTATCTTATGTGGGCACCCTGGGCGCTTAAATGGCTGTGGGGCCCGTTGCTGGACCAGGACGCAACGCTGTTCAGCGCCCTGTTCGGACGGATCGCATATCTGCCGGCTATAATGGCGGGTTCATTCCTGCTGCTCATTGCCTTTCCGCCGTCAAGCTTTGCCTGGCCCATCTTTGTCATTGGAATCGCCTGCTCATTTGTCGGAGCGACCCTGCAAATGGTGCTCGGCCGGTGGATCGTGGCGATTGAGCCTGATGAACGAGGCCGCGCAAGGCTTAACGCCATGCAGGTCGCCGGCATGATCACGGGGGCCATGATCGGCGGTACTCTGGTCGTGCTGTTATCTGATCTGCTGTCATGGGCATGGGCGGTCGTTTCCATCGTCGTGTTGATTCTTCTGTCAGGCCTGCCATTCCTGCTGACCCAGCAGGAGCGGATTGGCGTTCCGGGGCAGGCAGGCATCGATGGCAGAAAGGAGGCCTCCTCTCCTCCGGGAGCGGCACGTTCCTTCTTCCTTCGCTCAGGTGTTACGCTTCTCATGGCGCTGATGTTCATGTCGGATATTGCGACAGGCGTTGACGTGTTGCTGACCGCATTTCTGGTCGATACCGGCTACAGCGCGGTTCGGGCGACATTCCTTCTCAACACGCTGGCACTGGCAATTACTGTTCCCGTCACCTTCCTGACCGGGCAGGTTCTGCAATATGTATCAACGGAAAAGGTTCTGGGCGCGCTGCTGATCGTCAAGGCAGCGATATTCGTGACGCTCGGTATTGGAGGTTTTTCCGGTCCTGCGCTGTCAGCTGGACTGGCTGTTGCCGCTGTGGTCGCGGCCTCGGCTGTCGCGATTGCCTACTGGCAGATCTACATGCGGTTTTCATCGCCCGATCATGCCGCGACCGACATCGGGTTCATGACCTCCATCCGGGTCGTGTTCCTGATGATCGGAGGAATTGGAGCGGGACAGGTATCAGGGGCTCTGGGCTACGCAGGAATTTTCACGATAGCCGCTGCGTTGGCGACGATGGCAGCCGCGTTCGCTTTCCTGCAACTGCGCGACAAAGGGCTTGTTGCCGTCCCATGA
- the nagA gene encoding N-acetylglucosamine-6-phosphate deacetylase produces the protein MSEPGRQITGGAGDEGGWWLLPDRLFDGTRWRNGCALHIEAGRITAIIPQGAIPSTQTVVRTALLACPGFVDLQVNGGGGVMFNNDPSPEALAIIGEAHRRLGTTAWLPTFITDTADRLDMAVDAVIATMGRHGVAGMHIEGPHINVARKGTHSAELIRPFDARTMASARRLREAGVPTMLTLAPECVPDGVITELRSMGVVVSAGHTAATGCETEAALEAGVNCFTHLHNAMTPMTSRDPGVVGSALDSAAWCGMIVDGFHVSDATARISLRARKRPDRTFIVSDAMATVGGPDSFVLYRETIRVEGGRLVNRSGSLAGAHVDMARSVARLVRAIGLPLERALAMATSIPADAMGLGHGIGRLEVGGKADLLLLEHDLSVARVFGDGQAL, from the coding sequence ATGAGCGAACCCGGAAGACAGATCACCGGCGGAGCCGGAGATGAAGGCGGGTGGTGGCTGCTGCCCGACCGGCTCTTCGACGGCACAAGGTGGCGCAATGGATGCGCGCTGCATATCGAAGCCGGCCGCATCACGGCGATCATCCCTCAGGGCGCCATACCGTCCACGCAAACGGTGGTTCGCACCGCGCTTCTCGCCTGCCCCGGTTTCGTCGATCTGCAGGTCAATGGCGGTGGCGGCGTGATGTTCAACAACGATCCGTCGCCTGAGGCGCTCGCCATCATCGGCGAGGCGCATCGCCGTCTTGGAACGACGGCCTGGCTGCCGACCTTCATCACCGACACGGCCGACAGGCTCGACATGGCGGTCGATGCCGTGATAGCCACGATGGGCAGGCATGGCGTGGCGGGCATGCATATAGAGGGGCCCCACATCAACGTGGCCCGCAAGGGAACACACTCGGCAGAGCTGATCCGCCCGTTCGACGCCCGCACCATGGCGAGCGCCCGCAGGCTGCGTGAGGCCGGCGTGCCCACCATGCTGACGCTGGCGCCGGAATGTGTGCCCGATGGTGTCATCACAGAGCTTAGGTCCATGGGCGTCGTCGTCTCTGCGGGCCACACCGCCGCAACGGGCTGTGAGACAGAAGCCGCACTCGAAGCTGGCGTCAACTGCTTCACCCATCTTCACAATGCCATGACGCCGATGACCTCGCGCGATCCCGGCGTGGTCGGCAGCGCGCTCGACAGCGCTGCATGGTGCGGCATGATCGTGGATGGTTTCCATGTGAGCGATGCGACGGCGCGGATTTCCCTGCGTGCAAGGAAGCGCCCGGACCGCACCTTCATCGTTTCCGACGCGATGGCAACGGTCGGCGGGCCCGACTCGTTCGTCCTCTACCGCGAGACGATACGCGTCGAAGGCGGCCGCCTCGTCAACCGCAGCGGATCGCTGGCCGGCGCACATGTGGACATGGCTCGTTCGGTCGCCCGGCTGGTGCGGGCAATTGGCTTGCCGCTGGAGCGGGCGCTGGCCATGGCGACCTCCATTCCCGCCGACGCAATGGGCCTTGGCCATGGAATCGGACGGCTGGAGGTCGGCGGCAAGGCCGATCTCCTGCTTCTGGAGCACGACCTTTCGGTCGCCCGCGTGTTCGGCGACGGGCAGGCGCTCTGA
- a CDS encoding helix-turn-helix transcriptional regulator, giving the protein MATALRQFSFEELTRSALRFSTSIRPSNHTPGAEDDDLVFEGRMLDIEVCTGLYATGYDLTYLQDRRVDFDIGASLTCGVLLAGTSLPMEVPGHEAVAQVLHAPVLIGFGSLGECSTNWRSGQRCTMGGFSLRPNFFERFGESVSDDGLVALQGFFRSDFNAIRLPTAPGMSRIAMACINNPYAGDMEALFLESSTLAMVIEIAGMAAQVRRQGRIPYHHRRLLEIACERIDADLTSPPTTMELVREVGTNVTTLQRIFRQALGTTILGYVQKRRLEIARILLQERAGSISDVGYRVGYASPSAFSAAYRKHFGHSPSAEQ; this is encoded by the coding sequence TTGGCAACTGCGCTGCGCCAGTTCTCCTTTGAAGAGCTTACGAGAAGCGCCTTGCGCTTCTCGACGAGTATTCGCCCGTCCAATCACACTCCAGGAGCTGAAGACGACGATCTCGTCTTCGAGGGACGTATGCTGGACATCGAGGTCTGTACGGGCCTCTACGCGACCGGCTATGACCTGACTTACCTTCAGGACCGGAGGGTGGATTTCGATATCGGCGCGTCGCTGACATGCGGTGTGCTGCTCGCGGGCACCTCTTTGCCAATGGAGGTCCCCGGACATGAGGCGGTCGCACAGGTGCTGCATGCGCCGGTTCTGATCGGGTTCGGGTCTCTGGGGGAATGCTCGACAAACTGGCGGTCCGGCCAGCGCTGCACGATGGGCGGGTTCTCCCTGCGCCCAAATTTCTTTGAAAGATTTGGCGAGTCTGTTTCCGATGACGGTCTGGTGGCCCTTCAGGGTTTCTTCCGTTCGGATTTCAATGCGATCCGGCTACCGACGGCGCCGGGCATGAGCCGCATCGCCATGGCATGCATCAACAATCCCTATGCCGGCGATATGGAGGCGCTGTTTCTGGAAAGCAGTACACTGGCCATGGTGATCGAGATCGCCGGTATGGCAGCGCAGGTGCGGAGGCAGGGGCGTATACCATATCATCATCGCCGACTGCTGGAGATTGCCTGTGAACGGATCGACGCGGATTTGACATCACCACCAACCACCATGGAACTGGTGCGCGAAGTGGGAACCAATGTGACCACACTCCAGCGTATTTTCAGACAGGCGCTCGGAACGACAATCCTTGGTTATGTGCAGAAGCGCCGGCTCGAAATTGCCCGCATCCTGTTGCAGGAGAGAGCTGGCTCGATAAGCGACGTAGGCTATCGGGTGGGTTATGCCAGTCCTTCGGCCTTTTCCGCTGCATATCGGAAGCACTTCGGCCATTCGCCTTCTGCCGAGCAGTAG
- a CDS encoding ROK family protein: MYGGIDLGGTKIEACLHDGGFNALERRRIPTPSGYGALIDALGDQVEWLRNAAGDSGLRIGVGIPGLVDHTSGLAYTANLAAMNRPLAQDLFRRVGTLLPVENDCKCFALSEANGGAGEGAATVFGLIIGTGVGGGICVDGRLSRGWTGLPGEVGHIGIPAWLLDDLKLEQLACGCGRKGCYETYLSGPGIARISAAFNAAPATGETVAAGLAAGDAGAERTIAAWSRLAGELIHTLQLTLDPERVVLGGGVTLIPGIADRILQAFASAKLAPTRTPSIALARFGDSSGVRGAAMLARPDHQPSRASS, from the coding sequence ATGTACGGCGGCATTGATCTCGGCGGCACAAAGATCGAAGCCTGCCTGCACGACGGTGGCTTCAACGCGCTCGAACGACGCCGCATACCGACGCCATCAGGCTACGGCGCCCTGATCGACGCACTGGGTGATCAGGTCGAATGGCTGCGCAATGCAGCCGGCGATAGCGGCCTGCGCATCGGCGTCGGCATTCCCGGACTGGTCGACCACACCAGCGGCCTTGCCTATACGGCCAACCTCGCCGCGATGAACAGGCCGCTGGCACAGGATCTCTTCCGGCGCGTCGGAACCCTTCTGCCCGTCGAGAACGATTGCAAGTGCTTTGCCCTGTCGGAAGCCAATGGCGGCGCGGGCGAAGGTGCGGCGACCGTATTCGGCCTGATCATCGGCACCGGCGTTGGAGGTGGCATATGCGTCGATGGCCGCCTGTCGCGCGGCTGGACCGGCCTTCCCGGCGAGGTCGGGCATATCGGCATACCGGCATGGCTGCTCGACGATCTGAAGCTTGAACAGCTTGCCTGCGGCTGCGGCCGGAAAGGGTGCTATGAAACCTATCTGTCCGGCCCCGGCATCGCCCGCATCTCCGCCGCCTTCAACGCCGCGCCCGCAACGGGCGAGACGGTGGCGGCCGGGCTGGCGGCCGGCGATGCAGGTGCCGAACGCACGATCGCCGCTTGGTCGCGCCTGGCTGGCGAACTCATCCACACCCTTCAGCTCACACTGGACCCGGAACGCGTCGTTCTGGGCGGCGGCGTCACGCTGATTCCCGGCATTGCCGATCGCATCCTCCAAGCCTTCGCAAGCGCGAAGCTCGCGCCGACCCGCACCCCCTCGATAGCCCTCGCCCGTTTCGGCGACAGCAGCGGCGTGCGTGGTGCGGCCATGCTGGCGCGCCCGGACCACCAACCTTCACGAGCAAGTTCATGA
- a CDS encoding TonB-dependent receptor domain-containing protein gives MTRTLYLHLLHGASLCALTLILPVSAGFAQDRQIDDTNEAQVDASGAILLDQITITARRRPETDVDVPISTTVLRGDSLPATTLDAGGDISRQSPNLNFVDLARPTDRYGTMRGVGPLGTPLNSLDSTVGFAINGVPTSAFGYSQPLFDIDHVEVLRGPQGTLFGRNALGGLINVVPHAADGEREFRIDTQIGSDGYRQAEAIAGGWIVPEMLAGRGAFLYQNFDGDVPNGIIGGKEGGIDLKAGRGSLRYTPDATLTIDITGSYSSDDRNNVVWLLKETPHFPLSGSDVRPVNNRDIGQGTLEIKKDFEAFSLTSITSYQDIRVHSFDEFTDSYVFGKYLGMDPILLVDPDDDAGTVDEKEGVFSQEFRLNSPQDSSWDWVAGLSYFRSDFDTYRVMSSSMWPTSNGTTDNDIVSQTYAIFGDATVPLGDRLEVSGGLRLAHDEQKLTGRFVSNGAPGLVPSFYQENSFSDTYLTGRAALSYAWTEGIKSYVSIARGYSSGGFERTLQNAANGVAAQPFRPTTGWTYEVGTKAQLSHRFSVSGSVFYNDVTDGQLTGFDAATSRVFFANQDYGSYGFELQANAEIGYGFEVNAGIGYTHSRLTGQPTPVLPLPIEGNQVPHTPEWTANLGLSYRMSGEGIGVSGDFYANATYQFVGARYPDVQNSVKMDAYHMINAKIGWENERFGVNAFVNNLLDERPIYYAASYSPEVTAVIAGRGRVFGVGGSVKW, from the coding sequence GTGACGAGAACGCTTTATCTACATCTCCTGCACGGTGCATCGCTCTGCGCCCTGACCCTGATCCTGCCTGTGTCAGCAGGTTTCGCTCAGGATAGGCAGATTGATGATACGAATGAAGCTCAGGTGGACGCTTCCGGGGCCATTCTTCTCGACCAGATTACGATAACCGCGCGCAGAAGGCCGGAAACCGACGTAGACGTGCCGATCAGCACGACCGTCCTGCGGGGCGACAGCCTTCCGGCCACGACCCTGGATGCCGGCGGGGATATATCGCGCCAATCGCCAAATCTGAACTTTGTCGATCTGGCACGACCAACCGACCGCTATGGCACAATGCGTGGGGTGGGCCCGCTCGGAACGCCGCTGAACTCGCTGGACAGCACGGTCGGCTTTGCCATTAACGGAGTGCCGACCAGCGCCTTCGGATACAGTCAGCCGCTGTTTGATATCGATCACGTCGAAGTTCTGCGCGGACCGCAGGGCACCTTGTTCGGCCGCAATGCACTCGGTGGGCTGATCAATGTCGTCCCGCATGCAGCCGACGGCGAGCGCGAGTTCCGGATCGACACACAGATCGGTTCCGATGGCTACAGGCAGGCAGAGGCTATTGCCGGTGGCTGGATCGTTCCTGAAATGCTCGCCGGTCGAGGTGCATTTCTCTACCAGAATTTTGACGGCGACGTGCCGAACGGCATCATCGGCGGCAAGGAAGGCGGCATCGACCTGAAGGCGGGCCGCGGCTCTCTGCGTTATACGCCGGACGCAACGCTCACCATCGACATCACGGGCAGCTATTCCAGCGATGACCGCAACAATGTTGTCTGGCTGCTGAAGGAAACCCCTCACTTTCCGCTCAGCGGCAGCGATGTCCGCCCGGTCAACAACCGGGATATCGGTCAGGGCACGCTGGAAATCAAAAAAGACTTTGAAGCTTTTTCTCTGACCTCGATTACGTCCTATCAGGATATCCGCGTCCACTCCTTTGACGAATTTACCGACAGCTATGTCTTCGGCAAATATCTGGGCATGGACCCAATCCTGCTCGTCGATCCGGATGATGACGCCGGAACCGTTGACGAGAAGGAGGGGGTATTCAGCCAGGAGTTCAGGCTGAACTCACCACAGGACAGCAGCTGGGACTGGGTTGCAGGCCTGAGCTATTTCCGTTCGGACTTCGACACCTACCGGGTGATGAGCAGCAGCATGTGGCCGACCAGCAATGGAACGACCGACAATGATATTGTCAGCCAGACCTATGCGATCTTTGGAGATGCGACCGTGCCGCTCGGAGACAGGCTCGAGGTTTCAGGCGGTCTGCGACTGGCGCATGACGAGCAGAAGCTGACGGGACGCTTCGTTTCGAACGGCGCGCCCGGGCTTGTGCCATCCTTCTATCAGGAGAACAGCTTCTCGGACACCTATCTCACCGGCCGCGCTGCCCTTTCCTATGCCTGGACGGAGGGGATCAAATCCTATGTCTCGATTGCCAGAGGATATTCTTCAGGCGGCTTTGAGCGCACATTGCAGAACGCCGCCAACGGCGTCGCCGCCCAGCCTTTCCGTCCCACAACAGGCTGGACCTATGAGGTTGGTACGAAGGCGCAGCTCTCCCATCGTTTTAGCGTAAGCGGCTCGGTTTTTTACAATGACGTCACTGATGGCCAGTTGACCGGCTTCGATGCGGCGACATCCCGGGTGTTCTTCGCCAACCAGGACTATGGCAGCTATGGATTCGAGCTTCAGGCGAATGCCGAGATCGGTTACGGCTTCGAAGTGAATGCCGGCATTGGGTATACGCATAGCCGCCTGACCGGACAACCAACGCCTGTCCTGCCGCTTCCGATCGAAGGCAATCAGGTTCCCCATACGCCAGAATGGACGGCAAATCTCGGTCTGTCCTACCGGATGTCGGGAGAAGGCATCGGCGTCAGCGGTGATTTCTATGCCAACGCAACATATCAGTTCGTTGGAGCGCGCTATCCCGACGTCCAGAACTCGGTGAAGATGGACGCATACCACATGATCAACGCGAAGATCGGCTGGGAGAATGAGCGCTTCGGCGTGAATGCGTTCGTCAACAATCTTCTTGACGAGCGCCCCATCTATTACGCCGCATCCTATTCACCGGAGGTTACTGCGGTGATTGCCGGTCGTGGGCGGGTGTTCGGCGTCGGCGGGAGCGTAAAATGGTAG
- a CDS encoding ABC transporter ATP-binding protein encodes MAPVTIDNIRKSYGNLDVMHGVSVDIEDGEFMVLVGPSGCGKSTLLRMIAGLESITDGSIRIGSRIINDVAPKDRDIAMVFQNYALYPHMTVRENMAFALRLRKMAAQEIDKRIEQAAGILGLSALLDRYPRQLSGGQRQRVAMGRATVRDPQVFLFDEPLSNLDAKLRVTMRSEIKSLHQRLRTTTVYVTHDQVEAMTMADRIVVMHNGVVEQIGTPLDLYDRPGNLFVAGFIGSPSMNFIEGTVRLGQRATFSGPEGFAMDLGEAHGLEDRQHVVLGIRPEHLTIASEGIPAEVAVVEPTGSETLVMAQCGIQNVTCVVRERLPVKPGDTIHLNANTDALHLFDPHSGERLLS; translated from the coding sequence ATGGCGCCCGTCACCATCGACAACATTCGCAAGTCCTACGGCAATCTGGATGTGATGCACGGTGTTTCCGTGGACATCGAGGATGGAGAATTCATGGTGCTGGTCGGGCCTTCGGGCTGCGGCAAGTCCACCCTGCTGCGGATGATCGCGGGGCTGGAAAGCATCACCGATGGTTCCATCCGCATCGGCAGCCGCATCATCAACGATGTCGCCCCGAAGGATCGCGACATCGCCATGGTATTCCAGAACTACGCGCTCTATCCGCACATGACCGTTCGCGAGAACATGGCCTTCGCCCTGAGGCTGCGGAAGATGGCGGCGCAGGAGATCGACAAGCGCATCGAACAGGCTGCCGGGATCCTCGGCCTGTCAGCCCTGCTCGACCGGTATCCGCGCCAGTTGTCGGGCGGCCAGCGCCAGCGCGTCGCCATGGGCCGCGCCACGGTGCGCGATCCTCAGGTCTTCCTGTTCGACGAGCCCCTGTCCAATCTCGACGCCAAGCTGCGGGTCACCATGCGCAGCGAGATCAAGTCCCTCCACCAGCGGCTGCGCACCACGACCGTCTATGTCACCCACGATCAGGTCGAGGCCATGACCATGGCCGACCGCATCGTGGTCATGCACAATGGCGTCGTGGAACAGATCGGCACTCCGCTCGACCTGTACGACAGGCCCGGTAACCTCTTCGTTGCCGGTTTCATCGGTTCGCCATCCATGAATTTCATCGAAGGTACTGTTCGCCTCGGGCAGCGAGCGACATTCTCGGGGCCGGAAGGCTTCGCTATGGATCTTGGCGAAGCGCATGGCCTCGAAGATAGGCAGCACGTCGTGCTCGGCATCCGCCCCGAACATCTGACGATCGCTTCCGAGGGGATACCGGCGGAAGTCGCGGTGGTGGAGCCTACCGGCTCGGAAACGCTCGTGATGGCGCAATGCGGCATACAGAATGTCACATGCGTGGTGCGGGAGCGGCTGCCGGTGAAGCCGGGGGACACGATCCATCTCAATGCGAACACCGATGCCCTGCATCTCTTCGACCCGCACTCCGGAGAACGCCTGCTTTCATAA
- a CDS encoding alpha/beta hydrolase, with protein MFKIMAHYRAQAFGQWRVVRRSEKVSEPLLHSVSRGYALPDTHEFSATGPSGEHRIFVFVPPGSPPPSGYPLLFVVDANAIFGAAVDAARLQMPWPDVSGVTPFMIVGVGYPGSTPFDHRRRSWDLAPSLRNPTWKSPLGLPWHQPGGADDFIDFLTGPLLNALCARYPVARARRGICGLSLGGTFALYAFAIRHDAFSFHAAVSSALWFDGGRIVEELKALSPGSRLTASAFICVGKEEIPDNSEICDMMLAGSRDAAKEIERTGSPVTYRECEGENHQSTIIAMMPQLMKHASRHL; from the coding sequence ATGTTCAAGATCATGGCACATTATCGCGCGCAGGCTTTCGGCCAGTGGCGGGTTGTCCGCCGGTCGGAAAAGGTAAGCGAGCCTTTGCTGCATAGTGTATCGCGAGGCTACGCACTGCCCGACACGCATGAGTTTTCAGCGACGGGCCCCAGCGGCGAGCATCGGATTTTCGTTTTTGTGCCGCCCGGCTCGCCGCCGCCGTCCGGGTATCCGTTGCTGTTTGTCGTCGACGCCAACGCGATATTTGGCGCCGCAGTCGATGCCGCCCGCCTGCAGATGCCATGGCCGGATGTCAGTGGGGTTACCCCCTTCATGATCGTGGGTGTGGGGTATCCCGGCTCCACTCCCTTCGATCATCGCAGGCGCTCCTGGGATCTGGCTCCCTCTCTGAGAAATCCCACCTGGAAATCTCCGCTTGGCCTCCCCTGGCATCAGCCCGGCGGTGCAGATGACTTCATCGATTTCCTGACCGGCCCGCTGCTCAACGCCCTGTGCGCACGCTATCCGGTTGCAAGAGCGCGTCGGGGGATATGCGGCCTCTCTCTTGGCGGCACATTCGCGCTCTATGCATTTGCTATCCGCCATGACGCATTTTCGTTTCACGCAGCTGTCAGCTCCGCTCTTTGGTTCGACGGCGGACGGATTGTGGAAGAACTGAAAGCTTTGTCGCCGGGCTCGAGATTGACTGCAAGCGCATTCATCTGCGTTGGGAAAGAGGAGATACCAGACAATTCTGAGATCTGCGACATGATGCTTGCAGGGTCACGGGATGCGGCGAAAGAGATCGAAAGAACAGGGTCGCCCGTCACCTATCGCGAATGCGAAGGTGAGAACCATCAGTCGACGATTATCGCGATGATGCCGCAGTTAATGAAGCATGCATCCCGGCACCTGTAA